The window CTAACCTACTTGaattctttattaattaattttcaacgatatatcttttttaaattaaaaactttagAACTTAATTAGGGTTtgggtttttgaaaatactcataaaaaaataatagacaacaaaaaaagaCTAAACAAGGAAACCAATACGTTGAAGTGGTGCttaaaaatttttaattaaaaaacttaacgTTATCAAACGAGACTCgctcaaactttcaattttgtttctactgGATTATACGATGaatgaattttgtaattttttttatcaaataggTCAATAACTTATTAGACttagataaaacaaaaaattcaagtaaaaACTACCCGACGcaactaaaaaataagttCACAAAGGTCTATTGTATagcatatacaaaattaaaattgttaaaaaacacaaacctAAACATTCAAAGACGACTAAACGTATAATTTAAcgatttatttgtatttaaatcaacattattttgcatattgatgttatatttatttaattaatataacgGCCGTGTTTTGACGAATAAAAACACACTCGTATAGACGGGAAGGCTTGCGTGGCGAAGGACGTAATAGAAGCAGTTGATGAAGAGAACAACTCATTCACATGGAAAGTGATTGAAGGAGACCTTTTAGATCATTACAAGAATTTCAGAGTTACAATCCAAAGTATTCCAAAGGATAAAGGAAGTGTGATTCATTATACTTTGAACTATGAAAAGCTTCATGAAGATATTGAAGATTCACATACTTTGCTTGACCTTTGTGTTAGTATCTCCAAAGCCATTGATGCTCATTTAATGAAGGAAAAGAACTAATGATAACAAAGGTTGATTTGTAGAGGTTGAAGAAGCTCCTAAGGCCCCATGACAATGGTTAATTATACTTAAATAATGGTTATCTTTACTTAAATAATgcatgttatatatatatatatatatatatatagcatatCACATGTTGTGTGTTTgtgaaatattataatctaaatCTGTATGTGTACGTGTAtgcttataaataaaattattggaaaTAAAGTTTGAAGGTTGATTAGtattttgtactaaaaaaattttaaatttccattttagtcgtttttccaacttttaaaaaaattactattttaatccttatttttattttaacgaGTATAATAACATAGCTTTGAATATGATATGTGTCGACAAGTTGTTAAGTTCTAATATACAAAACGTGATAATAACATAGTAAAGATAATTTAAGGCGACActaaaatagaacaaatttGTAAGTTTAAGAATCAAAACGTTAAGAGAAATAGTGACAAagagctatatatatatagaaataagTTTCGATAAGCAATTGTATTGAAAACGTCGACTTAAGTCCGAGTGAGCTTTTACACGtaaaaaa of the Cucumis sativus cultivar 9930 chromosome 3, Cucumber_9930_V3, whole genome shotgun sequence genome contains:
- the LOC101209055 gene encoding MLP-like protein 31, which translates into the protein MGDLYRKLETDVVIEAPAWKFHEMLHRNPHHLSNIAADKVQSCELHEGEWGKVGSIIFWNYVHDGKACVAKDVIEAVDEENNSFTWKVIEGDLLDHYKNFRVTIQSIPKDKGSVIHYTLNYEKLHEDIEDSHTLLDLCVSISKAIDAHLMKEKN